In the Methanobrevibacter sp. genome, one interval contains:
- a CDS encoding IS4 family transposase, whose translation MYSFDRFVKEFFRLFDYFISKKYITEENRFIRDRKMTQKEYTAYILSQRSCTGYIETIRFFTIMMKKDFKTISSQAIGKQRMFIDPKVFIDMYECFIDQLYGKFSGFSKFKGYLICACDGSIVDLPNVTLTRNEFPLGDENLLKENRIRARVSCFLDVHSKHILTVKIVETITNEVDLAIEHLENLKQRFDIKKLITIYDRGYPSIELMVKTIDLDSKFLIRLPKNVFRRQINKMQTNDEIIKINIVESRLRAFDDENLKEKARQMGRLEIRIALVDIGKDEPEILATNLTPEEFTTEDLKELYNKRWTVETGFDRLKNLIEIEDFSGIRRPIIEQDFYAHIFVYNLAMTIKNHAEHHITRTPRNRDEKIIYQSNFAKITGNIYLFFFDIIFGTQAKR comes from the coding sequence ATGTATTCTTTTGATAGATTTGTCAAAGAATTTTTTCGATTATTTGATTATTTTATATCAAAAAAATATATTACTGAAGAGAATAGGTTCATTAGAGATAGAAAAATGACTCAAAAGGAATATACTGCATATATTCTTTCTCAAAGAAGCTGTACGGGTTATATTGAAACGATTAGATTTTTCACTATAATGATGAAGAAAGATTTTAAAACGATTTCTAGCCAAGCAATTGGAAAACAACGAATGTTCATCGACCCAAAAGTATTCATTGACATGTACGAATGTTTTATTGACCAATTATATGGTAAATTCTCAGGATTTTCAAAATTTAAAGGATATTTAATTTGTGCTTGTGATGGAAGTATTGTTGATCTTCCTAATGTTACTTTAACTCGAAATGAATTCCCGCTTGGCGATGAAAACCTATTAAAAGAAAATAGAATTCGTGCAAGAGTATCATGCTTTTTAGATGTACATTCCAAACATATTTTAACAGTAAAAATAGTAGAAACAATAACAAATGAAGTAGATTTAGCAATTGAACATTTAGAGAACTTAAAACAAAGATTTGACATTAAAAAATTAATTACAATTTATGATCGAGGTTATCCATCAATTGAGCTGATGGTTAAAACCATTGATTTAGACTCAAAATTTTTAATAAGACTTCCAAAAAATGTATTTAGACGTCAAATTAATAAAATGCAGACTAATGATGAAATCATAAAAATTAACATAGTAGAGAGTCGATTGAGAGCTTTTGATGATGAAAATTTAAAAGAGAAAGCAAGGCAAATGGGAAGATTAGAAATTCGCATAGCACTTGTTGACATTGGAAAAGACGAACCAGAAATACTGGCAACAAATTTAACACCTGAAGAATTTACAACAGAAGATTTAAAAGAATTATACAATAAAAGATGGACAGTAGAAACAGGATTCGACAGATTAAAAAACCTAATTGAAATCGAAGATTTCAGTGGAATTCGAAGACCAATAATTGAACAAGATTTTTACGCACATATATTCGTTTATAACCTTGCAATGACCATAAAAAATCATGCAGAACATCATATAACGAGAACACCAAGAAATAGAGATGAAAAAATAATTTATCAGTCGAATTTCGCAAAAATAACTGGAAATATCTATTTATTTTTCTTCGACATAATTTTTGGAACGCAGGCAAAAAGA